Below is a window of Fusobacterium simiae DNA.
ATATTCATAGAAATATTTATCTTGACGATGACTGGATAATTGAACACGAAATAGAAGGACTTGTAGAATTTCATCGTGAATCGGGTTATAGTTTCAGTATTGATAATTTAGATAAATATAAAAATGAAGAAGCTGCAAAAGTATTTTTCCTAGGAAAAAATGAAGATATAGAGAATTTAGAAAAAAACATGGAAAAAGAATTTCAAAAAGATTTAAGTATAACTATTTCTTCTCCATTTTGCTTAGAATTTATGAAAAAAGGTGTTAATAAAGCTGAAACATTAAAAAAAGTTCTAAAGATTTTAAATATAAAACCAGAAGAAGTCATAGCATTTGGTGATAGTATGAATGACTATGAAATGCTTAGTTTAGTTGGAAAACCATTTATTATGGGAAATGCTAATCAAAGACTTATGGATGTATTATCTAATGTTGAAGTTGTTGGAAATAATAATGAAGATGGAATTGGGAAGAA
It encodes the following:
- a CDS encoding Cof-type HAD-IIB family hydrolase yields the protein MSYKLVVCDMDGTLLTSNHKISDYTADIIKQIENKGVKFIIATGRPYLDARHYRDSLKLKSFLITSNGARAHDEENTPIVVENIPKELVKRLLAYDVGKDIHRNIYLDDDWIIEHEIEGLVEFHRESGYSFSIDNLDKYKNEEAAKVFFLGKNEDIENLEKNMEKEFQKDLSITISSPFCLEFMKKGVNKAETLKKVLKILNIKPEEVIAFGDSMNDYEMLSLVGKPFIMGNANQRLMDVLSNVEVVGNNNEDGIGKKLKEIFILKSGM